A window of Infirmifilum lucidum contains these coding sequences:
- a CDS encoding ABC transporter ATP-binding protein, whose amino-acid sequence MVRVRLENVSKTFKGGVDAVKNLNLEVKDKEFVVLLGPSGCGKTTTLLMIAGVYKPNSGYIYFDDTIVNDLEPKDRNIGMVFQSYALYPHMTVYENIAFPLRLKKLPKQEIDARVREVSSMLKIEDLLNRKPSQLSGGQQQRVALARAIVKQPQLFLMDEPLSNLDAKIRVEVRAELKRLQRELGITTIYVTHDQAEAMSLADRIAVMNRGELQQYATPEELYNNPANTFVASFIGSPPANLLDAEVVLEPHPRVEVAGASFALPEDLAGVFKERGETRVTIMLRPEHIKVKRGKGFTVYSTEWLGREEYAFLRAPDGSLVRAVLSPEERFDVGEEVEIAFDFRKVHFYKRSGELIV is encoded by the coding sequence ATGGTTAGGGTAAGGTTGGAGAACGTTTCGAAAACGTTTAAAGGCGGAGTAGACGCCGTGAAAAACCTGAACCTCGAGGTAAAAGACAAGGAGTTCGTCGTGCTACTGGGGCCCAGCGGGTGTGGGAAGACAACGACGCTGCTAATGATAGCTGGCGTCTACAAACCCAACTCTGGGTACATATACTTCGACGACACCATTGTCAACGACCTAGAGCCTAAGGACAGGAATATAGGCATGGTCTTCCAGAGCTACGCGCTGTACCCCCACATGACTGTCTACGAGAACATAGCCTTCCCCCTGCGGCTGAAGAAACTACCTAAACAGGAGATCGACGCGAGAGTGCGGGAAGTATCCTCCATGCTGAAGATCGAGGATCTCCTCAACAGGAAGCCCTCGCAGCTGAGCGGCGGGCAGCAGCAGCGCGTTGCACTGGCACGTGCAATAGTAAAGCAACCCCAACTATTCCTGATGGACGAGCCACTCAGCAACCTGGACGCCAAGATACGCGTCGAGGTTAGAGCTGAGCTGAAGAGGCTTCAGAGGGAGCTGGGGATAACCACTATCTACGTCACACACGACCAGGCGGAGGCCATGAGCCTGGCAGACAGAATAGCAGTGATGAATAGAGGCGAGCTACAGCAGTACGCCACCCCTGAGGAACTCTACAACAACCCTGCAAACACCTTCGTTGCAAGCTTTATAGGTAGCCCTCCGGCCAACCTGCTAGACGCCGAGGTAGTTCTCGAGCCCCACCCACGGGTTGAAGTGGCCGGAGCCTCCTTTGCATTGCCGGAGGATCTGGCGGGAGTATTCAAGGAAAGGGGGGAGACTAGAGTCACGATAATGCTCAGGCCGGAGCACATTAAAGTAAAGAGGGGGAAGGGCTTCACAGTATACAGTACTGAGTGGCTCGGCCGCGAAGAGTACGCTTTCCTCCGGGCTCCAGACGGATCCTTAGTAAGGGCTGTACTGTCCCCAGAAGAGAGGTTCGACGTAGGCGAGGAAGTCGAGATAGCCTTCGACTTCAGGAAAGTACACTTCTACAAGCGCAGCGGAGAACTAATTGTGTAA
- a CDS encoding type II glyceraldehyde-3-phosphate dehydrogenase produces the protein MIRVAVNGFGTIGKRVAWAVKLQPDMELVGVSKTKPDWEALLAVKMGLDVFVPEESIEKFEGSGIKPSGTIEEMVLKSDVIVDATPSGVGASYRLLYEKAGRKAVFQGGEKPGVADASFNSLVNFSRVMGLKYLRILSCNTTGLARVIYALSRVGALRRVNGVVVRRGADPKETGRGPIEGLVLESLPPPSHHARDLAELFPSLEVNTYAIVAPTTLSHLHVLFAEFREPVSPSSVLEALYETPRVSVVGDHIRSTAELRELARYAGRPFGDIYEVVVWGSSVLVKGYTVALAYAVHQEAVVVPDNVDAIRALTASVKDPMDSISITDRTLGVKSWL, from the coding sequence GTGATAAGGGTAGCCGTTAACGGCTTCGGGACGATTGGGAAGAGAGTGGCCTGGGCCGTCAAGCTCCAGCCCGACATGGAGCTCGTAGGGGTCTCGAAGACTAAGCCAGACTGGGAGGCCCTACTGGCCGTGAAGATGGGGTTGGACGTCTTCGTCCCGGAGGAGTCTATCGAGAAGTTCGAAGGGAGCGGCATCAAGCCGTCCGGCACAATCGAGGAGATGGTATTGAAGAGCGACGTGATCGTGGATGCCACCCCGAGCGGCGTCGGGGCAAGCTACAGACTCCTATACGAGAAGGCTGGGAGGAAGGCCGTCTTCCAGGGCGGCGAAAAGCCCGGGGTTGCAGATGCTAGCTTCAACTCTCTAGTGAACTTCAGCAGAGTCATGGGCTTGAAGTATCTCAGAATTCTCTCTTGCAACACCACGGGGCTGGCTAGAGTTATCTATGCTCTTTCAAGGGTCGGTGCGCTGAGGAGGGTGAACGGCGTAGTGGTGAGGCGTGGAGCCGACCCTAAGGAGACGGGGAGAGGGCCCATCGAGGGTTTAGTCCTTGAAAGCCTTCCACCCCCTTCACACCACGCCCGCGACTTAGCCGAGCTCTTCCCCAGCCTGGAAGTGAATACATATGCCATTGTAGCCCCCACGACGCTCTCGCACCTCCACGTCCTGTTCGCGGAGTTCCGGGAGCCCGTGAGCCCTTCAAGCGTTCTGGAGGCTCTCTACGAGACGCCTAGAGTCTCCGTGGTGGGCGACCACATAAGATCTACGGCTGAGCTGCGCGAGCTGGCGAGGTATGCGGGCAGGCCCTTCGGCGACATATACGAGGTCGTCGTGTGGGGTAGTAGCGTCCTTGTGAAGGGGTACACTGTAGCTCTTGCCTATGCCGTGCACCAGGAGGCTGTCGTCGTTCCGGATAACGTAGACGCTATTAGAGCTCTAACGGCATCAGTGAAAGATCCTATGGACTCGATATCCATCACAGACAGAACTCTCGGGGTGAAGAGCTGGCTATAA
- a CDS encoding carbohydrate ABC transporter permease: MRVKVTTVLLYALALILLVIIAVPIVLLLGLASSESPVTIKGFTLENFNYLRKGILFENDPVYSKLYPNVYSTALNTLVLALGNMLLVVLISSMAGYIISRYSFRGRSTLLGTFLIIHGVPASVLLIALYFMLREMKLLNTILGVVLVKMSVDLPLGVWVLKGFYDSIPWDLEIASLVDGTSRLGAFYRVMLPLVKPGIFAVALFSFLSGWGEYIFVYTFIQSQTNWTLSLLIRSLIGEMGGINLSLIAALSVFYLIPVVVLFVVGEKYLVRVTIGGVKG, from the coding sequence ATGAGGGTGAAAGTTACGACTGTCCTCCTCTACGCGCTTGCCCTGATCCTTCTAGTAATAATAGCAGTTCCCATCGTATTGCTCCTAGGACTCGCGTCTAGCGAGAGCCCTGTTACAATTAAGGGCTTCACGCTGGAGAACTTCAACTACCTAAGGAAGGGGATACTGTTCGAGAATGACCCTGTCTACAGCAAGCTCTACCCCAATGTCTACTCTACTGCGCTCAACACTCTCGTGTTAGCCCTCGGGAACATGCTACTCGTAGTTTTAATATCCTCTATGGCCGGTTACATCATCTCCCGCTACAGCTTCAGAGGGCGTAGCACGCTCCTGGGGACATTCCTCATTATACACGGAGTCCCAGCTTCTGTCCTACTCATAGCACTGTACTTCATGCTACGCGAGATGAAGCTGCTCAACACAATCCTAGGCGTCGTACTTGTGAAGATGTCTGTCGACCTGCCGCTGGGAGTCTGGGTGCTTAAAGGCTTCTACGACAGTATACCATGGGACTTGGAGATAGCAAGCCTCGTTGACGGCACGAGCAGGCTGGGAGCCTTCTACCGGGTGATGCTGCCCCTGGTTAAACCGGGAATTTTCGCAGTGGCGCTCTTCTCGTTCCTAAGTGGCTGGGGCGAGTACATCTTCGTGTACACGTTCATCCAGTCCCAGACGAACTGGACGCTCTCCTTGTTGATACGTAGCCTCATAGGGGAGATGGGCGGCATAAACCTCTCACTGATAGCTGCTCTCTCAGTATTCTATTTAATACCCGTGGTTGTACTATTCGTAGTGGGCGAGAAGTACCTGGTTAGGGTCACGATAGGTGGTGTTAAGGGGTGA
- a CDS encoding carotenoid biosynthesis protein, with translation MTSGLCELGVYRLLPSLLLVLGYALQAVTPRPLGELLLLVFLAASICAASVFWRGAMLLFLSGSLTGFIFEVIGLSTGLPFGSYTYHWAAPRILGVPVPVVVAWGTYVYTSYLSSLPLPGRRGRAVATVLYMVFLDLGLDPVMVERGLWEWTAPGSSWFGVPVSNFAGWGLVTAIAVLVYQRIVRDEPQVPRIGSLTVLAACLVVAREATAATIVPFISSFALLTTLSALVYVLGGRKSIK, from the coding sequence ATGACTTCTGGCCTCTGCGAACTGGGGGTGTACAGGCTACTCCCCTCACTGCTCCTAGTACTAGGGTATGCATTGCAGGCAGTGACACCCAGACCCCTAGGCGAGCTCCTCCTGCTAGTGTTTCTCGCGGCGTCTATCTGCGCTGCCTCTGTCTTCTGGAGGGGTGCAATGCTACTGTTCCTCTCAGGCTCCCTAACAGGATTCATCTTCGAGGTTATAGGGCTCAGTACAGGGCTCCCTTTCGGCTCTTACACGTACCACTGGGCTGCGCCTAGAATCCTGGGGGTGCCTGTCCCCGTTGTGGTGGCCTGGGGCACGTACGTCTACACGTCCTACCTCTCCTCGCTGCCACTCCCGGGTAGGAGGGGTAGGGCTGTGGCAACAGTACTCTACATGGTTTTCCTCGACTTAGGGTTAGATCCGGTAATGGTGGAGCGGGGGCTTTGGGAGTGGACAGCACCGGGGTCCAGCTGGTTTGGAGTCCCTGTCTCGAACTTCGCCGGCTGGGGCCTAGTCACGGCCATAGCCGTCCTCGTCTACCAGAGGATTGTTAGGGATGAGCCTCAAGTACCGCGTATAGGCTCTCTCACGGTGCTCGCAGCATGCCTAGTAGTTGCGAGAGAAGCCACAGCGGCGACAATTGTACCCTTCATCTCCAGTTTCGCACTACTGACTACACTGTCTGCTCTAGTGTACGTTCTCGGCGGGAGAAAGAGTATAAAATAA
- a CDS encoding coiled-coil domain-containing protein, whose protein sequence is MERMAQLELRKKLLDLLKEDEELRYAVAGLLGLEDLRASAKRLEDAVARLAEAQARAEEQLSGVESRLTRLEDAVAKLAEAQVRAEERLSAVESRLTRLEDTVARLAEAQVRAEERLTRLENTVARLAEAQARTEERVARLEDAVAKLVEGLNILRSEVGRLSEAVGFGLEDIARALLPGWLHKHLGVEVEDLRREFLLVGGEEVEVDLYGEGSLRGERVVVLGEVKSRIYDTDVERFYRRIYRPASEALAQKTVGVLFGYLIHPSAKKKAQDLGLYVVASYER, encoded by the coding sequence TTGGAGCGGATGGCACAACTAGAGCTCAGGAAAAAGCTACTAGACCTGCTGAAAGAGGACGAGGAATTACGCTATGCAGTAGCCGGCCTCCTAGGGCTGGAGGATCTCAGGGCGTCAGCCAAGAGGCTTGAAGACGCGGTGGCCAGGCTCGCAGAAGCCCAGGCAAGAGCCGAAGAGCAGCTTTCTGGAGTCGAGAGCAGGCTGACTAGACTGGAGGACGCGGTGGCCAAGCTTGCAGAAGCCCAGGTAAGAGCGGAGGAGAGACTCTCTGCGGTCGAGAGCCGGCTGACCAGATTGGAGGATACGGTGGCCAGGCTCGCAGAAGCCCAGGTAAGAGCAGAAGAGCGGTTAACGAGGCTCGAGAATACAGTAGCTAGGCTCGCAGAAGCACAGGCAAGAACGGAGGAGAGAGTGGCCAGGCTAGAGGATGCTGTAGCTAAGCTCGTAGAGGGGCTCAACATACTCCGATCCGAAGTGGGGAGGCTGTCAGAGGCCGTCGGCTTCGGGCTCGAGGATATCGCCAGAGCCCTCCTCCCGGGTTGGCTGCACAAGCACCTTGGAGTCGAGGTAGAGGATTTGAGGAGGGAGTTCCTCCTTGTCGGAGGCGAGGAGGTAGAAGTAGACCTCTACGGGGAGGGCTCTTTGAGGGGGGAGAGGGTAGTTGTTCTGGGAGAGGTCAAATCCAGGATTTACGACACAGACGTGGAGCGTTTCTACCGCCGCATCTACAGACCTGCCTCTGAGGCCCTCGCGCAGAAGACAGTTGGAGTGCTCTTCGGGTATCTCATCCACCCCTCGGCAAAGAAGAAGGCCCAGGATTTAGGCCTCTATGTCGTGGCCAGCTATGAGAGGTGA
- the tsaA gene encoding tRNA (N6-threonylcarbamoyladenosine(37)-N6)-methyltransferase TrmO — translation MTRGVIQLKPIGVVHTRATPEEVRSSLRGVDGVIEVFEEYAEGLVGLEGFSHVIVIAYLHLSRQAPLLVKPRRLARFGIPLEDLPAIGVFATDSPDRPNPLALSIVELKSVRGRFLEVSGLDLFDGTPVLDIKPYTPSRSLRITKLPAWYTELVQKLRERGIDIGDV, via the coding sequence GTGACGCGGGGAGTCATACAGCTCAAGCCGATAGGAGTCGTGCACACGAGAGCCACCCCGGAAGAAGTTAGGTCTTCATTGAGGGGTGTGGACGGGGTCATCGAGGTCTTCGAAGAGTACGCTGAGGGGCTGGTAGGGCTCGAGGGCTTCTCGCACGTAATCGTAATCGCGTACCTACACCTTTCAAGGCAGGCTCCGCTACTAGTAAAGCCTAGGAGGCTTGCGAGATTCGGGATACCCCTGGAAGATTTGCCGGCTATAGGCGTCTTCGCCACGGATAGCCCGGATAGGCCAAACCCGTTGGCACTGTCGATAGTCGAGTTGAAGAGCGTTAGAGGCAGGTTCCTGGAGGTGTCCGGCCTGGATCTCTTTGACGGGACGCCGGTTCTAGACATAAAGCCCTACACGCCGTCCCGCTCGCTGAGGATCACAAAGCTTCCCGCGTGGTACACCGAGCTGGTGCAGAAACTCAGGGAGAGGGGCATAGACATCGGCGACGTGTAA
- a CDS encoding thermopsin family protease, whose protein sequence is MRLGLAFLLLAVSLAVASRAYAQDNCVTLAYTIQASVAPSYYWYYPLDFGISGSVTVTLYPQLYSDTPVRVVVYDLTRSRELASTSPYTRLSEPLTVTFSSPRRVGLAIFNPSSSTARVRGAVKATLCGNPALAWALEHSAKLSNTVLGPAAPTGIADFGIALVNGTYTVYSYNFSGARAEVSFSPDFRAVSYSYPYSTRGFSVQLNLNLKVATKAGSQQVYWVQEVLIASESGVFVNINIWNTTVVSREQVCSLAQLNPYRVSGKGYVRHYSGEQGGCAGDVYVYAAAQTPFAARVSLEVGVETTGDSVRVSFYRDGSLVDSVIITPSGGVSWAGFVVEPLLWEWAPLNAELVVAGQSSRYPVAVVESGSVTLKLIYLREGRWAVPVSAWSVGGNTYERAVAGLQQVGGASVTVGRGEPRVFQAWLFLVTIRTPLGVFYSTSLDISRYIAPVIDFGNGTRLVEPRVYIDGKPAGSMRVWPGAVVEVYYTRQYRVSVYLPTGGVEKWVAQGIEVGSLVPEEIDLGNGTRYKLEGIYFSGGKVGRDYRVEGPGEIRGVYRRQFLVSIVALETRTAWLDEGSGLEELVPSQVDFGNRTRLVSPVVHYRGLSFNLAGARVIGPGVYTVTYTRQYLVRVFALNASYEEWVDSGKSITVRSPSFNVSGVYIAPVAYEVNGTRRETPEILVKGPVDVRVVYNATARLGFSSLGLPALYAEAALKCGGKAASKTLVLAWDAMLTLGDVNTTDCSVTYTSVPSWPAVLLLTAIGVAVTVRSAARKLKRGVEGAGGPL, encoded by the coding sequence GTGAGACTGGGCCTAGCCTTCCTGCTACTGGCGGTCTCCCTAGCAGTGGCTAGTCGGGCGTACGCCCAGGACAACTGCGTGACGCTAGCGTACACCATCCAGGCCAGCGTTGCGCCAAGCTACTACTGGTACTACCCCCTGGACTTCGGGATCTCTGGGAGCGTTACTGTCACTCTCTACCCCCAACTCTACTCGGACACGCCTGTGAGGGTCGTGGTATACGACCTCACGCGCTCCAGGGAGCTGGCCTCCACAAGTCCCTACACACGGCTTTCGGAGCCGCTTACAGTTACCTTCAGCTCCCCGAGACGGGTCGGGCTAGCAATCTTCAACCCCTCCAGCAGTACTGCCAGAGTCCGGGGGGCGGTGAAGGCCACGCTGTGCGGAAACCCTGCTCTCGCCTGGGCTCTGGAGCACTCAGCGAAGCTCTCCAATACTGTTCTCGGCCCCGCGGCGCCAACGGGCATAGCTGACTTCGGCATAGCCCTCGTGAACGGCACGTACACTGTTTACTCGTACAACTTCTCCGGGGCGAGAGCTGAAGTCTCCTTTTCGCCAGACTTTAGAGCAGTCAGCTACAGCTACCCCTACTCGACTAGGGGCTTCAGCGTTCAGCTGAACCTAAACCTAAAAGTCGCGACGAAGGCTGGCTCGCAGCAAGTGTACTGGGTTCAAGAAGTCCTCATAGCGTCGGAGAGCGGCGTGTTCGTAAACATAAACATCTGGAATACTACAGTTGTCTCTAGGGAGCAGGTCTGCTCCCTCGCGCAACTCAACCCTTACAGGGTTTCTGGGAAGGGCTACGTCAGGCACTACAGCGGGGAGCAGGGGGGCTGCGCGGGGGACGTCTACGTCTACGCGGCAGCCCAGACCCCCTTTGCCGCGCGCGTGAGCCTCGAGGTTGGCGTCGAAACCACGGGCGATAGCGTGAGAGTAAGCTTCTACAGGGACGGATCCCTCGTAGACTCGGTCATCATAACCCCATCCGGGGGAGTCTCATGGGCCGGTTTTGTCGTCGAGCCCCTACTGTGGGAGTGGGCCCCGCTGAACGCGGAGCTCGTGGTGGCCGGGCAGTCTAGCAGGTACCCCGTAGCCGTGGTCGAGAGCGGGAGTGTTACACTGAAGCTCATATATCTCCGCGAGGGGCGCTGGGCCGTGCCAGTATCGGCTTGGTCTGTCGGGGGCAACACCTACGAGAGGGCTGTAGCTGGCTTGCAGCAGGTGGGCGGGGCGTCCGTTACCGTTGGCAGGGGGGAGCCCCGCGTCTTCCAGGCCTGGCTCTTCCTCGTGACTATTCGGACGCCTCTGGGGGTGTTCTACTCGACGAGCCTGGACATATCCAGGTACATTGCCCCGGTCATAGACTTCGGCAACGGGACTAGGCTTGTGGAGCCGCGCGTGTACATTGACGGCAAGCCAGCCGGCTCTATGAGAGTCTGGCCCGGCGCTGTGGTCGAGGTCTACTATACTAGGCAGTATAGGGTTAGCGTCTACTTGCCGACCGGAGGAGTAGAGAAGTGGGTGGCTCAGGGCATTGAAGTTGGCTCGCTTGTGCCAGAAGAGATAGACCTGGGGAACGGTACTAGGTACAAACTGGAGGGCATCTACTTCTCGGGGGGCAAGGTGGGCCGCGACTACAGGGTCGAGGGGCCGGGCGAGATCCGGGGCGTCTACAGGAGACAGTTCCTCGTCTCGATAGTAGCCCTGGAGACCAGGACAGCGTGGCTCGATGAAGGGTCAGGTCTCGAGGAGCTCGTTCCCTCCCAGGTGGACTTCGGGAACAGGACACGGCTAGTGTCGCCTGTCGTCCACTACAGGGGCTTAAGCTTCAACCTGGCAGGCGCGAGGGTTATCGGCCCCGGCGTGTACACGGTCACCTATACGAGACAGTACCTCGTGAGAGTTTTCGCGCTCAACGCAAGCTACGAGGAGTGGGTGGACAGCGGGAAGAGCATAACTGTCAGGTCTCCCAGCTTTAACGTTTCAGGCGTCTACATAGCCCCTGTTGCCTACGAAGTTAACGGGACCAGGCGGGAGACCCCTGAGATCCTCGTGAAGGGGCCTGTGGACGTGAGGGTCGTCTACAACGCGACTGCGAGGCTAGGGTTCTCAAGCCTCGGCCTACCGGCGCTCTACGCGGAGGCGGCGCTCAAGTGCGGCGGGAAAGCCGCGAGTAAAACCCTCGTGCTCGCGTGGGATGCAATGCTGACGCTCGGCGATGTTAACACCACCGACTGCTCGGTAACTTACACGAGCGTACCCTCGTGGCCTGCAGTACTCCTGCTCACAGCGATAGGGGTCGCAGTGACAGTTAGGAGCGCGGCGAGGAAGTTGAAGAGAGGCGTTGAAGGCGCGGGAGGGCCTCTTTAA
- a CDS encoding ferritin-like domain-containing protein has translation MSQKLVESIRKSIELENVNAQRLEESVKELKSELIKRVLGSIAFDSRKHAEMYRGIINILTGVSPAISEDDFSKLREVVETHIRLEEEMIGELKAYIEEARDPRVSNIFRYILEDEVKHHRMLLNILEIIVKREVIKESEIWDMLWKDVPFHGAPGG, from the coding sequence GTGAGCCAAAAGCTTGTAGAAAGTATCCGTAAGAGTATTGAGCTGGAGAATGTTAACGCTCAGAGGCTTGAGGAAAGCGTTAAGGAGTTGAAGAGTGAGTTGATAAAGAGGGTCTTGGGCAGCATAGCCTTCGACTCTAGGAAGCACGCGGAAATGTACAGAGGGATAATCAATATCCTGACAGGTGTTTCCCCGGCTATCAGCGAAGACGACTTCTCAAAACTGAGGGAAGTCGTTGAAACGCATATAAGGCTTGAAGAGGAGATGATAGGAGAGTTGAAGGCGTATATCGAGGAGGCGAGAGATCCAAGAGTGAGTAACATCTTCCGGTACATACTAGAAGATGAAGTAAAACACCACAGGATGCTACTCAACATCCTCGAAATAATCGTAAAACGGGAGGTCATCAAGGAGTCTGAGATCTGGGACATGCTCTGGAAGGACGTCCCGTTCCACGGCGCGCCCGGCGGCTAA
- the ppcA gene encoding phosphoenolpyruvate carboxylase, whose translation MYIPKLMCTQHPDSTVKVSASEEVQEAIDGYRVYGCDEVMVDFEGKLTPYSQPRDIVLRAVEEGLPLGESFFVSVRAPNPLLEGLDRFLLALESAVLANYYSVEHAGVEAVKWVIVPMVDSVDVLRKAQRALREKARLVRELTGVSTDPPELVPLFEGVRDHVNATLILSQYLDYLEEEGATPDRVRVFIGKSDAALRAGHLASMLSTLYALNAMHSFSRARGIDVRIVLGMGSPPFRGGLNNPLLVEAEARLYSGFHTATLQSAVRYDVPRDQALRVARVLREASSSPPRKWLEIDMELLETLARQYKTVVGPILPVINSVADRIPQTRERVRRELYGRVIVGDSPSPAPRAIAFTAACYTLGLPPTLLDADGILAAMRAEHSLPEDILSALRAELDFDFRFFVEEAVARRLGEHVARKALELKSTMGLEASASEEYSRKIAEGEVDALSLASARRFLG comes from the coding sequence ATGTACATTCCTAAGCTGATGTGTACCCAGCACCCCGACTCTACGGTGAAGGTCTCTGCCTCTGAGGAGGTTCAGGAGGCCATCGACGGCTACAGAGTATATGGCTGCGATGAAGTCATGGTGGACTTCGAGGGCAAGCTCACCCCCTACTCTCAGCCGCGGGACATAGTGCTTAGGGCTGTCGAGGAGGGCCTCCCCCTCGGCGAGAGTTTCTTCGTGAGCGTCAGGGCCCCGAACCCCCTGCTCGAGGGGCTGGACAGGTTCCTACTAGCCCTGGAATCGGCTGTTCTAGCCAATTATTACTCGGTAGAGCACGCCGGCGTGGAGGCTGTGAAGTGGGTTATCGTACCTATGGTTGACTCGGTCGACGTTCTGAGGAAAGCACAGAGGGCGCTTCGGGAGAAGGCTAGGCTAGTGAGAGAGCTTACAGGAGTTAGCACAGACCCCCCGGAGCTCGTGCCCCTCTTCGAGGGGGTTAGAGACCATGTCAACGCGACACTGATACTCTCGCAGTACCTAGACTACCTTGAAGAAGAGGGCGCCACCCCAGATCGTGTAAGGGTCTTCATAGGTAAGAGTGACGCCGCGCTCCGGGCAGGCCACCTCGCCTCAATGCTGTCAACGCTCTATGCTCTAAACGCCATGCACAGTTTCTCGCGCGCGAGGGGAATAGACGTCAGGATAGTACTCGGGATGGGCTCGCCCCCCTTCAGGGGAGGGCTGAACAACCCACTTCTAGTCGAGGCAGAGGCCCGGCTCTACAGCGGCTTCCACACGGCAACGCTGCAGTCAGCCGTGAGGTATGACGTGCCACGTGACCAGGCGCTACGCGTCGCAAGAGTTCTCCGAGAGGCCAGCAGCAGCCCTCCGAGAAAGTGGCTTGAGATAGACATGGAATTGCTCGAAACACTGGCACGTCAGTACAAGACTGTAGTGGGGCCGATACTCCCCGTGATTAACAGCGTCGCCGACCGAATCCCCCAGACCCGCGAAAGGGTCAGGCGGGAGCTCTACGGCAGGGTAATTGTAGGCGACTCTCCCTCGCCTGCGCCGCGCGCCATAGCCTTCACCGCTGCGTGCTACACTCTAGGCCTTCCGCCGACCCTGCTTGACGCCGACGGGATACTAGCTGCAATGAGGGCGGAACACAGCCTCCCAGAAGACATACTCTCAGCGCTCAGAGCAGAGCTAGACTTCGATTTTCGTTTCTTCGTAGAGGAGGCCGTGGCCAGGAGGCTGGGCGAGCACGTAGCCAGGAAGGCGCTGGAGCTGAAGTCTACGATGGGTCTAGAGGCTTCAGCCTCAGAGGAGTACTCTCGGAAAATTGCAGAGGGGGAAGTAGACGCCTTATCTCTTGCTAGTGCCCGGAGATTTCTCGGTTAG
- a CDS encoding carbohydrate ABC transporter permease, with amino-acid sequence MASRRRLMRIAILSLMLIPATLVIVVFMVVPAVLTILMSLTNLDYRFIWEWVGLANYQKFVTDINTLIFVRNTIIYVAGTLAFNVGMGLLLALVSTHIHDTIGTLMRALWYLPRVMPSVIYAFIMMWIFSPMDTGFLNTVIRGLGGQPVPWTFKYYWPFLFIVNGFIGCSFGMVIFSSAIKAIPQDYIIAAKVDGASQLTIVRRIILPLIKWHIAFVVAYQTLSLLASFEYILLTLDGGPGYYSTEVMILQAYHLAFGQYLASMRYGYAAVFVSVLLVIGLVLSIVYWKVFRLRELMAEPKME; translated from the coding sequence ATGGCTTCTAGGAGGCGTTTAATGAGGATCGCTATACTCAGTCTCATGCTTATCCCGGCTACCCTTGTCATAGTAGTCTTCATGGTAGTCCCGGCTGTACTAACTATCCTCATGTCGCTCACAAACCTGGACTACAGGTTTATCTGGGAGTGGGTTGGGCTTGCAAACTACCAGAAATTCGTCACAGACATAAATACTCTCATATTCGTGAGGAATACTATAATTTACGTCGCGGGGACTCTCGCCTTTAACGTGGGCATGGGCCTTCTGCTCGCACTAGTCTCCACACACATCCACGACACTATCGGCACGTTAATGCGCGCGCTCTGGTACCTGCCTAGAGTCATGCCCTCCGTCATCTACGCGTTCATAATGATGTGGATATTCTCTCCAATGGACACGGGCTTCTTGAACACGGTTATAAGGGGGCTAGGGGGGCAACCTGTGCCCTGGACTTTCAAGTATTACTGGCCTTTCCTGTTCATAGTCAACGGCTTCATAGGCTGTAGCTTTGGAATGGTAATATTTAGCTCGGCCATAAAAGCCATACCACAGGACTACATCATAGCCGCTAAGGTTGACGGGGCGTCACAACTCACAATAGTGAGGCGGATTATCCTCCCACTGATAAAGTGGCACATAGCGTTCGTCGTGGCCTACCAGACTCTCTCGCTCCTCGCCTCCTTCGAGTACATCCTACTAACCCTAGACGGCGGCCCAGGTTACTACTCGACAGAAGTCATGATACTGCAGGCATACCACCTGGCTTTCGGGCAGTACTTAGCGTCCATGCGGTACGGCTATGCAGCCGTCTTCGTGTCCGTACTCCTCGTAATAGGGCTTGTTCTCTCGATCGTATACTGGAAAGTATTCAGGCTCCGCGAGCTCATGGCTGAGCCGAAGATGGAGTAG